The following are encoded in a window of Panicum virgatum strain AP13 chromosome 5N, P.virgatum_v5, whole genome shotgun sequence genomic DNA:
- the LOC120674756 gene encoding uncharacterized protein LOC120674756 has product MPAGLRGLVRKDVYEAIAELGDFFRELCSRNLKIDVVKGLKEKIPVILCKLEKIFPPAFFDVMVHLAVHLPDEALLRGPVQYGWMYPIERRLGTLKNFVSNRARPEGSIAEAYGASDTLTFCSRYMADVDTKFNSNDAINVDEPLDSDPKIFKHGVKLVGADRRTYIDDKMYFRLVWYVLNNCTEAEPYVDIYRAELLQEGPHDVEKRLENGFPNWFRSHIAKKRTDRPEEVTDGLYALSCFPDLRVGFWSACIVNGVRYNTVHREKYLQTQNSGVMTPGTHGDAEIDFYGVLNEIIELQYNATAPATRSVVLFGCDWYNQVVGKTTGIRDDGHFKSINIQSLWYKSDPYILATQSKKVFYMEDTALGKNWRVVQKFEHRDVYNVPEKSDLIYQEDCCSHIVQQGEADGEVQQGDGDEVEVNNQDGEYTRIDGRLHELIRNKKGANISVDAEEAEDDSVMEYFSDNGNENAEDEDEEVDGDDP; this is encoded by the exons ATGCCTGCTGGATTAAGAGGATTGGTGAGGAAAGATGTGTATGAAGCAATTGCGGAGCTTGGGGACTTTTTCAGAGAATTGTGTAGTAGAAATCTGAAGATAGATGTTGTGAAAGGACTAAAGGAGAAAATCCCAGTTATCCTTTGCAAGCTTGAGAAAATTTTCCCTCCAGCCTTTTTTGATGTCATGGTGCACCTAGCTGTGCATCTACCTGATGAGGCATTGCTTAGAGGCCCTGTTCAGTATGGATGGATGTACCCAATAGAGAGGAGATTGGGTACTTTGAAGAATTTTGTGAGTAATAGGGCGAGGCCTGAAGGATCAATTGCGGAGGCCTATGGCGCAAGTGACACCTTGACATTTTGTTCGAGGTATATGGCGGATGTCGACACCAAATTCAACAGTAATGATGCCATCAATGTAGATGAACCATTAGATAGTGACCCTAAAATTTTTAAGCATGGTGTCAAACTCGTAGGAGCCGACAGGAGGACATACATCGATGATAAGATGTATTTCAGACTAGTTTGGTATGTTCTAAACAATTGTACAGAAGCTGAGCCATATGTGGA CATCTACAGGGCAGAGTTATTGCAAGAAGGGCCACATGATGTTGAAAAAAGGCTTGAAAATGGTTTTCCTAACTGGTTTAGGAGCCAT ATCGCCAAGAAGCGCACAGATCGTCCAGAAGAGGTTACTGATGGATTGTATGCTTTGTCTTGTTTTCCTGATCTTCGAGTGGGGTTTTGGTCTGCTTGCATTGTCAATGGAGTCAGGTATAACACAGTGCACCGTGAGAAATACTTGCAGACTCAGAACAGTGGTGTAATGACTCCAGGTACTCATGGTGATGCTGAAATTGATTTTTATGGTGTCCTTAATGAGATTATTGAGCTGCAGTATAACGCCACTGCACCAGCCACTCGGTCTGTGGTTCTCTTTGGATGTGATTGGTACAATCAAGTAGTAGGCAAGACAACAGGCATCAGAGATGATGGACATTTCAAATCCATTAACATTCAGTCATTGTGGTACAAGTCTGACCCTTACATTTTGGCAACTCAATCCAAAAAGGTATTCTACATGGAAGACACGGCTTTGGGAAAGAATTGGCGAGTAGTGCAGAAATTTGAGCATAGGGACGTGTATAATGTGCCTGAAAAAAGTGACCTTATTTACCAAGAAGACTGCTGTTCTCATATAGTGCAGCAAGGTGAGGCTGATGGCGAAGTGCAGCAAGGTGATGGTGATGAGGTTGAGGTCAATAATCAGGATGGCGAATATACTAGAATTGATGGTCGTTTACATGAACTTATAAGAAACAAGAAGGGAGCCAACATTTCTGTAGATGCAGAGGAGGCGGAAGATGACAGTGTGATGGAATATTTTAGTGATAATGGCAATGAAAAcgctgaagatgaagatgaggaggtAGATGGAGATGATCCCTGA